The following is a genomic window from Bordetella sp. H567.
ACCGTACGCGAGCTGGAACGCAAACTGCTGTCGAACCGCGGCTACGACGTCGCCGTGGCGGTCGACGGCATGGACGGCTGGAACATGGCACGGGCGCAGCACTTCGACCTGGTCGTCACCGACGTCGATATGCCACGCATGGACGGCATCGAACTGGTCACGCTGATCCGCAAGGATCCACGCCTGCAGTCCATGCACGTGATGGTCGTGTCGTACAAGGACCGCCCGGAAGACCGCCAGCGCGGACTGGATGCCGGCGCGGACTACTACCTGGGCAAGAGCAGCTTCCACGACGACGCGCTGCTGGACGCCGTCGAGGATCTCATCGGACGGGCGGGCACGTGAAAATAGGCATCGTCAACGACAAACCGGCGGCGGTGGAAGTGATCCGGCAGGCGCTGGCCGGCGACCCCGACCTGCAGGTTGCCTGGGTGGCGTCCGATGGCGCCGAGGCCGTGCAGCGATGCGCGGCGGCGCGGCCCGACATCGTCCTGATGGAGCTGGCGATGCCCGTCATGGACGGCAGCGAAGCGACGCGCCGCATCATGGCCGATACGCCCTGCGCCATCATCATCGTCGCCACCGACGTCGAGCGCCACACGGCCTGCGTCTTCAATGCCATGGGCCATGGCGCCCTGGACGCGATCGAAATCCCGGCCCTGGCCGACCAGGACCCGCGCGCAGCAGCGGCGCCGCTGCTGCGCAAGATCCGCAACGCGGGATGGCTGATCGGCGCCTACGATCGCCAGCGTCCGGCCACGCGCATACCCGCCGAACCGGCGCCCCCAGGGCAGGGGCAGTTGGTGGCCATAGGCGCCAGCGCGGGCGGGCCGCCTTCGCTGGCCGTGCTGCTGAAGGCGCTGCCCGCCGGTTTTCCCGCCGGGATCGTGCTCGTGCAGCACGTGGACGCCACCTTCGCGCAGGACATGGCGCGCTGGCTGGACGAACAGATCGACATGCCGGTGCGCCTGGCGCTGGCGGGCGACAGGCCGCAGCCCCGTACGGTGCTGCTCGCGGGTACCAACGACCATCTGGTGCTGATGCGCGATGGCACCTTGAACTACACCAAGCACCCCGTGGAAGGCCTGTACCGCCCGTCCATCGACGTCTTCTTCAACAGCGTAGCGCGCCACTGGCGCGGCGACGCCGCGGGGGTACTATTGACCGGCATGGGCAGGGACGGCGCGTTGGGCCTGAAGGCCATGCGCGACAGCGGCTTTTTCACCATCGCCCAGGACCGCGCCACCAGCGCCGTCTACGGCATGCCCAAGGCCGCGGCGGAACTCGGGGCCGCCATGGAAATCACGCCATTGCCCCAGATCGCCGACAGCCTCTCGGCCCGTTTCGCGCGCAAGCCGGCCTGACAGCAAAGGACACAACATGGAACCTGTCATCGACTACGTGGCCGGCCTCGACAATAAACCCCAAAACGCGATGGTCCTGCTGGTGGACGACCAGATCATGGTGGGCGAAGCCGTGCGCCGCGCGCTGGCCGGCGAACCGAACATCGATTTCCATTTCTGCCCGGACGCGCAGGAAGCGCTGAACGTCGCCACCCAGACGCGCCCTACCGTCATCCTGCAGGACCTGGTGCTGCCCGGCGTCGACGGCCTGACGCTGGTGCGTGCCTACCGGGCGAATCCCGCGACGCGTGACATCCCCATCATCGTGCTGTCTTCCAAGGAAGACGCGCAGGTCAAGAGCGCGGCCTTCAGCGCGGGCGCCAACGATTACCTGGTCAAGCTGCCGGACACCATCGAACTGGTGGCGCGCATCCGCTACCACTCGCGTTCCTACCTGGCGATGCAGCAGCGCGACGAGGCTTACCAGGCCCTGCGGCAGAGCCAGCAGCAGCTGATGGAAATCAACCTGGAACTGCGCCGCCTGACGAATTCCGACGGCCTGACGGGCCTGTCCAACCGGCGCTATTTCGACAGCTACCTGAGCGCGGAATGGAAACGGGCGATGCGCGAGCAAACCGAGATCAGCATGCTGATGATCGACGTCGACCACTTCAAGAGCTACAACGACGCCTATGGCCACATGGCGGGCGACGAGGTGCTGAAGAAGGTGGCGCACACCATCGCCAGCTGCTGCGACCGCTCCACGGACCTGTCGGCGCGCTTCGGCGGCGAGGAATTCACCGTGGTGCTGCCCGGCACGCCGCTGTCCGGCGCGCGCCAGGTGGCGGAGAAAATCCGCCGCTCCATCGAAGGCCTGCATATCCCGCACCGGGATTCGGTCACGTCGGAATGGCTGACCGTCAGCGTCGGCATCGCCACCCTGGTGCCCGACCGGCCGGACCGCTACACGCAGATCATCGATGCGGCCGACCGCGGCCTGTACAACGCCAAGCGCCAGGGACGCAACCGCGTGATGGCCCGCTCGGACGCGTGAATCAATCGTCCTCGGCACCGAACCAGTCGGGGCTGCGCGCCCGTATGGGTTCGAAGGACATCGTCAATTCCCGCAGGTGGTGGCCCATGGCGGCCTGCGCGGCCTGCGGGTCGCCGTCGCGCAGCGCCTGGAAGATCGCCTGGTGCTGGTCGATCAGCATCTCCAGCGGCGACACTTCGGCCAGGCTCAGGTAGCGCACCCGGTCCATATTGGCCTTGATGTTCTCGATCGTCTGCCATACCGCGGGGCACTCCGCCGCCCCAGCGATCGCCTGGTGAAAGGCATCGTCCAGGTCCAGGAAGGCGGCGGTATCGTTGTCGCGCGCGGCCTGGCGCTGGCGCTCCAGCAATTCCTCCATGGCCCGCAACTGCAAGGCCGTGACGCGCTGCGCGGCGCGCCCGGCCACCGCGACCTCGACGGCTTCGCGAATGAAGCGGCCGTCTTCCACGCGCTTGGGCGAGATCTTCATCACGAAGGTGCCACGCTGCGGCCGCACCTGGACGAGGCCCGCCTCGCCCAGCTTGATGAAGGCTTCGCGCACCGGCTGGCGCGACACCCCGAGGCGCTCGGACAGGTCCTTTTCAGAGAGCGGCGATCCCGGCGGAAAGATGCCCTTGACGATGGCCTCGCGCAGCATGCGGTATATCCGCTGGTTCACCGGCCCATGCGTATCCGGGGGCAGCGGCAGCGCCGCCACCCCGCCGTCCGCTCTCTTGCGCGCCACCGCCATGGGCTTGTCCTCGTTCGTCTTACGGCCAGGCCCGAGTATATCGCCGGGACGTGTCCGCGCCGGCACGGCGCCGGGGCAAGGCTGTCTAGGGCCTGTTAACAGGCTCTAACGATGGCCCCAATCGTTCAGGTCGGTACCGCCGCGCCGTGCCGGCGCGGTCTCGGGCAGCAGGCGCAGCGCCAGCAGCGATGCGATACCCAGCGCCAGCATATAGGCCGCCAGCCCCCCATAATGGCCACCGCTGGCCTGGATGATTTTCACCGCGACCAGCCCCAGTATGCCGCTGCCGATCAGCGCTCCGATCTGCCAGATCAGCGCGATGCCGCTGCAGCGCACGCGGGTGGGGAACATTTCGGGGAACATGGAGGCCTGCGGCGCATAGCACAGCGCATGGCCCACCGACAGGACCAGGATCATGGCCAGGTGCGTCAACAGGCGATCGCCGCTGTTCAGCATCAGGAAGAACGGCACCACCATGACGATCTGCACCAGCGCGCCCGCCATGTAGACGGGACGGCGGCCGAAACGGTCGGACAGCAGGCCGGCGACGGGAATGGTGAACAGCTCCAGCCCCACGGCCAGCAGGATGCCTTGCAGCAGCCAGGCGTCGTTCAGGTGGTTAGCCTTGCCGTAGGCCAGCACGATGGTGCTGTACATCGCGAAGGCGCAGGCTTCCACCAGCTTGGCGAATACGCCCTTGGTGATGATGCCGGGATAGCTGCGCAGTACCTCGGCCACCGGCCGCGATTCCACCGCCTTGGTCTTGCGGATTTCGTCGAAGACCGGCGATTCGTCGATCCGCAGCCGCACGTACAGGCCGATGATCACCAGCACCAGGCTCAACAGGAAGGGAATGCGCCAGCCCCAGTCCAGCAACTGCGATTCGCTGAGCGTGGACGTCAGCAGCGCGAACAGGCCGGCCGGGATCAGGAAGCCCGCGGGGGCGCCCAGTTGCACCCAGCTGGCGTAGAAGCCGCGGCGCGCGCGCGGCGCGTACTCCGCGGTCATGAGCACCGCGCCCGCCTGTTCACCCCCCACCCCGAAGCCCTGCAGGATGCGGATCAATACCAGCGCCAGCGGCGCCCAGAAGCCGATGCGCGCATAGGTCGGCATCAGGCCGATGACGAAAGTGCCCAGGCCCACGATCAGGATGGTCACCACCAGGGCCTTCTTGCGGCCCAGCTTGTCGCCGAAGTGGCCGAACACGATGCCGCCGATGGGCCGTGCCAGGAAGCCGACCGCGTAGGTGGCGAATGCCGCCACGGTGCCGACCATGGGATCGGAGCTGGGAAAGAACAGCTTGCCGAAGAACAGCACGGCCGCGGTGGCATAGACGAAGAAATCGTAGTATTCGGCGGCGGTGCCGATGGTCGAGGCCACGGCGGCCCGCCGCAGCATGCCTTCGGGGCGCTCGCCTTGGCCCACGGCGCGGGCTTCGCTGGTAAGGGTGCTCATGTCTGCTCCACTTCCTTCTGTTTTTCACGTGCGGCCGCGCCGGCGGCCGCATCGGGCTATGCGCCGGCCGCGCCTGACGATCCAGGCGCGCGCCGGTCTACCAATTCCACAAGGTGCCGTCGTCCAGGCGGGCCACCGGCAGATAGGCCGGGTCGTACGGGTACCTGGCGGCAAGCTTCTCGTCGATGTCCACGCCCAATCCGGGGGCGTCGCCGGGATGCATGCCGCCCTTGCTGAATTCCCAGGCATGGGGGAACACATCCAGCGCCTCCGGCGGGTAGCCCATGTACTCCTGCACGCCGAAGTTGGGCACCCACAGGTCGAAATGCAGCGCGGCGCCCATGCAGACCGGAGACAGGTCGGACGGGCCGTGGCAGCCCGTGCGGACCTGGTACAACGCGGCGAAATCGGCGATGCGGCGCAGGTGGGTGATGCCGCCCGCGTGGGTCAGCGTCGCGCGGATGTAATCGATGAGCTGTTCTTCGATCAGCTGCTTGCAGTCCCAGATACTGTTGAACACCTCGCCGACCGCGATGGGCGTGACGGTATGCCGGCGAATCAGGCGGAAGGCCTCCTGGTTCTCGGCCGGCGTGGGGTCTTCCATCCAGAACAGGCGATAGGGTTCCACCGATTTCCCCAGCCGGGCGGCCTCGATCGGCGTCAGGCGGTGGTGCACATCGTGCAGCAGGTGGGTATCGAAGCCGAAACGGTCGCGCACCGCCTCGAACAGCCGGGGAATGAAATCCAGGTATTTTTCGCTGGACCAGGACTGTTCCTCGGGCCAGCCCTTGGTGGCGGGCTCGTAGGCGCCGCCGTGCTTGGTGACCCCGTAGACGGATTTCATGCCCGGCACGCCGCACTGGATCCGTATGGCCTGGTAGCCCTGGTCCACGTGCTCGGCGTACTTGTCCAGCGCTTCTTCCAGATCGCGGCCGGTCGCATGGCCGTACACCATCACGCGCTCGCGCGATGCCCCGCCCAGCAGCTGGTACAGGGGCATGCCGGCCATCTTCGCCTTGATATCCCATAGCGCCATATCGACCGCGGCAATCGCCGACATGGTGACCGGCCCGCGGCGCCAGTAGGCGCCCTTGTACAGGTATTGCCAGGTATCTTCGATATTGCGCGGATCGCGACCGATCAACACAGGGCAGACGTGGTCCTTCAGGTAGGACGCCACGGCAAGCTCGCGGCCGTTCAGCGTGGCGTCGCCCACGCCATGCACGCCCTGGTCCGTGACCAGCTTCAAGGTGACGAAGTTGCGGCCGGGACAGGTGACGATGACCTCGGCATGGGTAATTTTCATGGCGGTTCCGGCTTGATCGACTTGACCTTGGATACTACCATACCAGATATGAAACTCGACATGAACGCCGCCCTTCCCCGTCTGGCACCGGACCGCCTGCCCAGCCTGGGCGCCTACCTGCCTGCCCTGCCCTGGACGCAGCCGCGCGTGGGCATCGTCCACCTGGGCCTGGGCAATTTCCATCGTGCACACCAGGCGATGTACACCGAGGACGCCATGCTGGCCGCCGGCGGCGACTGGGGCATCTGCGGCGTATCCCTGCGCCGGCCCGATACGCGCGACGCGCTGGCGCCGCAGGACTGCCTGTACAGCGTGCTGGTGCGCGACGCGAGCGGCCAGCGGGTGCGCGTCGTGCGCGCGCTGCGGCGTATCCTGGTGGCAACGGAAGACACGGACGCGGTGCTGGCCGCCTTGCGCGATCCCGGCGTGCGTATCGTGACGCTGACGGTGACGGAAAAAGGCTATTGCCTGGATCCCCGGACGGGCGGACTGGACCTGGGCCATCCCCTGATCGTCCATGACCTGGCGGACCCGGCGCATCCGCAAAGCGTGCCGGGCTACCTGGCGGCGGCCCTGCGGGCGCGGCGCGAGCACCCCTTCACGGTACTGTCCTGCGACAACCTGGCGCACAACGGCGCGGCCCTGCGCCGCGTGGTGGTCGACTACGCACGGGTGCTGGACCCGGAGCTGGCGGACTGGATCGCGCGCGCCGTGGCCTTCCCCTCGACCATGGTGGACCGCATCGTGCCCGCCACGACGGATGCCGACCGCCAGGCGGCCGCCGAGGCGCTGGGCTGCGTCGACGCCTGGCCCGTACCGGCGGAAAGCTTCCGGCAATGGGTCATCGAAGACCGCTTCCCCGCCGGACGTCCGGCCTGGGAACAGGCCGGCGCGCTACTGGTGGACGATGTCACGCCCTACGAGACGGCGAAGCTGCGCATGCTGAACGGCATCCATTCCACCTTGGCCTACCTGGCGCTGCTGGCCGACATCGAGACGGTCGACCACGCCGCCGGCCAGCCCGACCTGCGGGCGCTGCTGCATCGGATGATGACGGACGACATCGCGCCGACCCTGACGGTGCCCCCCAGTTTCGACAGGGCCCGCTATCGAGACGAGCTGCTGGCGCGTTTCGCCAACCCGGCGCTGAAGCACCGCTGCATCCAGATCGCCATGGACGGCAGCCAGAAGCTGCCCCCGCGCCTGTTGGGCACGATCTCGGATCGCCTGCGCGACGGCCAGGCGGTGGACCGGCTGGCGCTGGGCATCGCGGCCTGGATGCGCTTCCTGTCGGGCCGGTCGGAAGGCGGCGCGGCGCTGGAGCTCAACGACCCGATGGCGGCGCGCCTGCGCGCGCTGGCCGCGCCCGGCGCGCACGATCCGGTCGCGGGCTTGCTCGGGCTGCACGAGATTTTCCCGCCGACATTGGCCGAGGACGTCCGCTTCGCGGGCGCGGTGCGGCGTGCGTACGATGCGCTGGGGCGCCAGGGCGCGCTGGCCACGGCGCGCCGCTACGCGGCGTTGTAGCGGATGCGGCTATAAAAAGCGGTCCAGCAGCTTGCGGCTGTGCTTGTCCAGCGCGCGCATGTCGCCGACCAGGTAATGGATGCCGTGGCTGTCGGCGATCAACAGCGCCTGGCCACCGAGCCGCCGGATATCTTCCTCGCCACGCAGCACGAAGGACGTCGCGCCACGATCGGTCTGGACATTCCAGGTGCAGGGCGTCGCATAGCCGGACACGGCAACGATGCGCTGGATGCGTGGCATGAATTCGCGCGCGCTCAGCGCTTCCTGCACCAGCGTGCGCATGGACGGCGGCAGGTCGTCCACCCGGTCGATCCAGGCCACCTCGTGGCCGGACGGGTCCACCAGGGAACAGCCGCCGTCCGGCGCCGATATCGGAAAGGCACGCACCGGCACGACGCCGTCGACGCTCGCGCCGTCCGGCCCCAGGTACACCAGCCTGCCGTGGGCGTTGCGCTGCAGGGCGAAATCAGGTTTCGGCGACGAGGTCGTCATCGTCATCCTCCTCGCTGGAACGTGCTTCCGCGTCGGCCTCGGCCTGCCGGGCCTGCGCCTGGTAAAGCGCGTGATACGCGCCGCCCGCCGCCATCAGCTGCTCGTGATTGCCTTGCTCGACGATGCGGCCGCGATCCAGGACCACCAGCCGGTCCGCCTTGCGCAGCGTGCTTAGCCGGTGCGCGATGGCGATGGTCGTGCGGCCGCGCACCAGATTGTCCAGGGCTTTCTGGATTTCCTTTTCGGTGGCGGTATCCACCGACGAGGTGGCCTCGTCCAGGATCAGGATGCGCGGGTCGATCAGTAGCGCCCGCGCGATGGAAATGCGCTGGCGCTCGCCGCCGGACAAGGCCTGCCCGCGTTCGCCGACCAGCGAATCGTAGCCGTGCGGCAGCCGCAGGATGAACTCGTGCGCGTGCGCTGCCCGCGCCGCCGCGACGATCTCCTCGCGCGTCGCCTCGGGCTTGCCATAGGCGATGTTCTCGGCGATCGTGCCGAAGAACAGGAAAGGCTCCTGCAGCACCAGGCCGATGTTGCGCCGGTACTGCGCGATGCTCATGGTGCGGATGTCGATGCCGTCCACCAGGATGGCACCCTCGGTCACGTCGTAGAAGCGGCAGATCAGGTTGATCAGCGTGCTCTTGCCCGAACCGCTGTGGCCCACCAGCCCCACCATCGTGCCGGGCTCGATGGACAGGTCCAGCCCGTGCATGACCGACCGGTTGCCATAGCGGAATCCCACGTCGCGCAGTTCGATGCGGCCGCGCAGGCGACCCACCGGCACCGGGTTGCGCGGTTCCGGCACGCTGGACACATGGTCCAGGATATCGAAGATGCGCTTGGCGCCCGCCGCCGCCTTCTGCGTCACCGACACGATGCGGCTCATCGAATCCAGGCGCGTATAGAAGCGGCCGATATAGGCCAGGAAGGCCGCCAGCACGCCCACCGTGATCTCGTGCCGCGACACCTGCCAGATACCGTAGATCCACACCACCAGCAGGCCGATCTCGGTCAGCAGCGTCACGGTCGGCGAAAACAGCGCCCAGATGGTATTGACCCGATCGTTGACGTCCAGGTTGCGCTGGTTGGCCTCGCGGAAGCGGCGCACTTCGCGCTTTTCCTGGGCGAAGGCCTTGACCACGCGTATGCCGGGGATCGTGTCGGCGAGCACGTTGGTGATTTCCGACCACACCCGGTCCACTTTCTCGAAGCCATGGCGCAGGTGGTCGCGCACCGCGTGGATCATCCAGCCGATGAACGGCAGGGGCACCAGCGTCACCAGCGCCAGCCAGGGATTGATGGAAATCAGGATCGCCGCCGTCATCACGATCATCAGCACGTCGGTCGCGAAGTCCAGCAGGTGCAGCGACAGGAAGATGCAGATGCGGTCGGTCTCGCTGCCGATGCGCGCGATCAGGTCTCCCGTGCGCTTGCCGCCGAAATAGGCCAGCGACAGGTGATGCATGTGCTCGTAGGTGGTCGTGCGCAGGTCCGCGCCGATGCGTTCGCTGACCCACGCCAGGATATACGTGCGGCCCCAACCTAGGCCCCAGGCCAGCAGCGCCGAGGCGAACAGGCCCGACAGGTACATCACCACGCGGCCATGGTCGATGGGCGCGCCGTTCTGGAAGGGAATCAGCACCTCGTCCATCAAGGGCATGGTCAGGTACGGCGCGACCAGCGTCGCGGCGGTCGCCAGCAGGGTCAGCACGAAGCCGATGATCAGCGGCAGCTGGTAGGGAACGGCGAAGCGCCACAGGCGCAGCAAGGCCCAGGTGGCGGGCGGTTCGGGCGTCGGCGGATTGCAGGCGGGGCAGACGTCCTGCTCTGCGGTAAGCGGCTCAAGACAGGTGGCGCACTGGCGGTCCGAGGATGCGCCCGGGCTGGACAGGCCGCGCAGGGCGTCGCGCTGGCGCATATAGGCGTCGCGCAGCCGCAGCGCGGCCGGATTCCGCCCCAGCGTGTAGCGCCATACGGCCAATCGCGCCTCGGGCCCATGCAATTCCAGCGCCCCGGCGCCGGCGTGGTCGGAAACCGTTACGCTTTCACTCGCTTCGTAAGGCCAGCGGCGCCATTGGTCGTCGCCCGGCTCGCGGGCGACGATCGCCCGGTCGGTCACGAAAACCAGGCCGTTGCGGAACTTCAGTGCCGCATCGAGGTCTAGCGCCAACCAGGCGAGCAATATCTCGCCCTCACCCAGCTGGGCGACCATGTCGGCGTGCCAGTCACCTGGCAGGGCAGCTGCGTCCGGGACGAAGTCTAAAACGGGTTTCTTCATGGAAAACGTATTCACAGCCGCGGCGGAACCAGCAGGCCGGGACCCCGATTTCGGCGCGAAGCTGAAAACGTGTTCCTTCCTTGCAACACACCGGACGTCATGGATAGAATCCGCGTCGCCGCCTGCTTACCGATATTTCTATAATCGGCGGCATGCACAGAGCATCCTGGCACCGACGAAACGCGCACCGTATACCTACACGGGATAACCACGAACCGCCCAAAGCCCAGGAATTTCTTCCGTTCGCCATCGGAATTTTCGGCAAATTAGAACATGAAAAAGAAAGACATTGAATTTCTCGATGTCGTGGCTTTGCGCGGCCCGAACATCTGGACATACCGCCCCGTGCTGGAAGCCTGGGTGGATATCGGCGAACTGGAGGATTATCCCTCCAACACGATTCCCGGTTTTTACGAGCGCCTGTCGACGTGGTTGCCGACACTGATCGAGCATCGCTGCAGCCCCGGCGTGCGCGGGGGGTTCCTGCAGCGCCTGCGCGAGGGCACCTGGCCGGCCCATATCCTGGAGCACGTCACGCTCGAATTGCAGAATCTGGCCGGCCTGCCGGGCGGCTTCGGCAAGGCCCGTGAAACGGCCACCCGGGGCATCTACAAGGTGATCGTGCGGGCTTGGCACGAAGACGTCACCCGCGCCGCGCTCGGCGAGGCGCGCGACCTGGTCATGGCGGCCATGGAAGACCGCCCCTTCGACGTCGACGCCACCGTCGCGCGGCTGCGCCGCATGGTGGACCGCCATTGCCTGGGCCCCAGCACGGCCTGCATCGTCGATGCCGCGGACGACCGGGACATCCCCTATATCCGCCTGTTCGAAGGCAACCTGGTGCAGATGGGATACGGCGCGCGCCAGCGCCGCATCTGGACGGCCGAAACCGACCGCACCAGCGCCATCGCCGAAGGGATCTCGCGCGACAAGGACCTGACCAAGCGCCTGCTGGCCGAATGCGGCGTGCCGGTGCCCGAAGGCCGCCTGGTCGAGTCGGAGGACGCGGCCTGGGAAGCGGCGCAGGACATTGGCCTGCCGGTGGTCGTCAAGCCCTACGACGGCAATCACGGCCGCGGCGTCTTCACCAACCTGAACAGCCATGAAGAGGTCAAGGCGGCCTATGCCGTGGCCCAGGAAGAAGGCAGCGGCGTCCTGGTCGAACGCTTCGTATCCGGCAACGAACACCGCCTGCTGGTCGTCGGCGATCGCATGGTGGCCGCCGCGCGCGGGGAGCCTGCGTGGATCGTCGGCGATGGCGAGCACACCGTCGAAGACCTGATCGAGCTGCAGATCAACACCGATCCGCGGCGCGGCAGCGGCGAGGACTGCCCGCTGAACAAGGTCAGGCTGGATTCCGCCGCCCGGCTGGAAATCGCCCGCCAGGGCTTGGCCGCCGACAGCGTGCCCCCGGCCGGCCGGGAAGTGATGATCCAGCGCAACGGCAACGTGGCCTTCGACGTCACGGATCTGGTCCATCCCGAGGTCGCCCACGCCGTCACGCTGGCGGCGCGCATCGTCGGCCTGGATGTCGCCGGCGTGGACCTGGTGGCGGAGGACATCTCCCGCCCGCTGGAGGAACAGCGCGGCGCCATCGTGGAAGTCAATGCGGGCCCGGGCTTGCTCATGCACTTGAAGCCGGCCGACGGCAAGCCACGCCCCGTGGGCAAGGCCATCATCGATTACCTGTTCCCCGACGGCGAGGACGGTCGCATTCCGGTCGTCGGCGTCACGGGCACCAACGGCAAGACCGTGGTGGCGCGGTTGACGGCGCGCCTGCTGCAGCTGTGGGGCCGGCATGTCGGCCTGGCGTGCAGCGAAGGCCTGTACTTCAACCAGCGCCAGGTCGAACGAGGCGATCGCGGCGACTGGGCCACGGGCCGGCGCGTCCTGCTGAACCGCTCCGTCGATGCGGCCGTCATCGAAAACAGCAGCACCGTCATCCTGCGCCAGGGCCTGGCCTACGACCGCTGCCAGGTCGGCATCGTGACCAATATCGACGAAGGCGACCATCTGGGCGAACACGACATCCGCGACCTGGACGGCATGTACAACGTCCTGCGCACGCAGGTCGACGTGGTGCTGCCCACCGGTACCGCGGTGCTGAACGCGCGCGACGAGCGCGTGGTCGAGATGGCCGCGCTATGCGACGGCGACGTGGTGTTCTTCGGCATCGACCCGGGCCTGCCCGCCATCGCATCGCACGTGGCATCGGGCAAGCGCGCGGTCTTCGTGCGCGACGGCCACGTCGTGCTGGCCGACGGCAGCCGCGAAACCCGCATCACCGAGCTGGGGGCCATCCCCCTGACCGAAGAGGGACGCGTGCTCTTCCAGATCGAAAACGTGCTGGCGGCGGTCGGCGCGGCCTGGGCCCTGGGCGTCCCGGCGGACATCATCCGTGTCGGCGTCGAGACCTTCGATATCGATCGCGCGGACGCGCCGTGGCAATTCACGGCGGTCGACCGCAAGGACGCGACCGTGGTCGTGGACGGGGCACACAACCTGTCCGCGCTGCGCGCGCTGGTGGCCGCCGCGGAGCGCTTCCCGGCGCGCCGGCGCCGCATCGTCTACGGCGCCGGCAAGGACCGCCGCGACCAGGACCTGCTGGACCAGGGCGCCCTGCTGGGTGCCTCCTTCGACCAGGTGGTGCTGTACGACGACACGACCGTGCCGAGCGCGCGTCCGGTCGGCCAGGCGCGCGGCCTGTTGCGCGCCGGCGCGCAGCAAGGCGGGCGCGCCACGTCCATCGTGGACGAGCCGGACCACGCCACGGCGATGCGCACGGTGCTGGACAGCGTGCGTCCCGGCGATTTCATCATCATGCAGTGCGACGAGGGCAGCGCCGAAGCTTCGCTTCATATGCTGCGACTCTGGATCGAGCAGAACTAAGGACTATGCCGCCGCCGTCCCGGCGATCCGGCCGACAGGAATACCGCATGGAAGTCTCCCGCATACGCGCACTGCGCGGCCCCAACCTGTGGAGCCGCAATACCGCCATCGAAGCCATCGTCGCCTGTGACGACCTCGAATGCTCCATCGATCAGTTGCCCCCCCTGGAACCGCGCCTGCGCGCGCGCTTTCCGCAGCTGGGGCTGCTGCGTCCCGAAGGTGACGAAGGGACGGTGTCGATGGCCCACGTGCTGGAACGCGTGGCGCTGCTGCTGCAGGCCCATGCGGGCTGTCGGGTCACCTTCAGCCGCACCGCGGCCACGATAGAGCCGGGCGTGTTCCAGGTCGTCGTCGAATACACCGAGGAAGCCGTCGGCCGGCTGGCGCTGGAGCTGGCCGAACAACTATGCGTGGCCGCGCGCGAAGACACCGCTTTCGACCTGGCCAACGCCCTGCACCGCCTGCGCGAACTGGACGAGGACATCCGCCTGGGTCCCAGCACCGGCTCCATCGTCCATGCCGCCGTCACGCGCAATATCCCGTATCGCCGCCTGACGCAAGGCAGCATGGTGCAGTTCGGCTGGGGATCGCGGCAACGCCGTATCCAGGCGGCCGAGACCGACCGCACCAATGCCATTTCCGAATCCATCGCGCAGGACAAGGACCTGACGAAGATGCTGCTGGACGCCGCCGGCGTGCCGGTGCCGTTCGGGCGCACGGTATCCAGCGCGGAGGACGCCTGGGCCGCGGCCCAGGAACTGGGCGGCCCCGTCGTGGTCAAGCCCCGCGACGGCAGCCAGGGGCGTGGCGTCGCGGTCAACATCGAAACGCGCGAGCGGGTCACGGCCGCCTATG
Proteins encoded in this region:
- a CDS encoding chemotaxis response regulator protein-glutamate methylesterase translates to MKIGIVNDKPAAVEVIRQALAGDPDLQVAWVASDGAEAVQRCAAARPDIVLMELAMPVMDGSEATRRIMADTPCAIIIVATDVERHTACVFNAMGHGALDAIEIPALADQDPRAAAAPLLRKIRNAGWLIGAYDRQRPATRIPAEPAPPGQGQLVAIGASAGGPPSLAVLLKALPAGFPAGIVLVQHVDATFAQDMARWLDEQIDMPVRLALAGDRPQPRTVLLAGTNDHLVLMRDGTLNYTKHPVEGLYRPSIDVFFNSVARHWRGDAAGVLLTGMGRDGALGLKAMRDSGFFTIAQDRATSAVYGMPKAAAELGAAMEITPLPQIADSLSARFARKPA
- a CDS encoding response regulator, which translates into the protein MEPVIDYVAGLDNKPQNAMVLLVDDQIMVGEAVRRALAGEPNIDFHFCPDAQEALNVATQTRPTVILQDLVLPGVDGLTLVRAYRANPATRDIPIIVLSSKEDAQVKSAAFSAGANDYLVKLPDTIELVARIRYHSRSYLAMQQRDEAYQALRQSQQQLMEINLELRRLTNSDGLTGLSNRRYFDSYLSAEWKRAMREQTEISMLMIDVDHFKSYNDAYGHMAGDEVLKKVAHTIASCCDRSTDLSARFGGEEFTVVLPGTPLSGARQVAEKIRRSIEGLHIPHRDSVTSEWLTVSVGIATLVPDRPDRYTQIIDAADRGLYNAKRQGRNRVMARSDA
- a CDS encoding GntR family transcriptional regulator: MAVARKRADGGVAALPLPPDTHGPVNQRIYRMLREAIVKGIFPPGSPLSEKDLSERLGVSRQPVREAFIKLGEAGLVQVRPQRGTFVMKISPKRVEDGRFIREAVEVAVAGRAAQRVTALQLRAMEELLERQRQAARDNDTAAFLDLDDAFHQAIAGAAECPAVWQTIENIKANMDRVRYLSLAEVSPLEMLIDQHQAIFQALRDGDPQAAQAAMGHHLRELTMSFEPIRARSPDWFGAEDD
- a CDS encoding MFS transporter is translated as MSTLTSEARAVGQGERPEGMLRRAAVASTIGTAAEYYDFFVYATAAVLFFGKLFFPSSDPMVGTVAAFATYAVGFLARPIGGIVFGHFGDKLGRKKALVVTILIVGLGTFVIGLMPTYARIGFWAPLALVLIRILQGFGVGGEQAGAVLMTAEYAPRARRGFYASWVQLGAPAGFLIPAGLFALLTSTLSESQLLDWGWRIPFLLSLVLVIIGLYVRLRIDESPVFDEIRKTKAVESRPVAEVLRSYPGIITKGVFAKLVEACAFAMYSTIVLAYGKANHLNDAWLLQGILLAVGLELFTIPVAGLLSDRFGRRPVYMAGALVQIVMVVPFFLMLNSGDRLLTHLAMILVLSVGHALCYAPQASMFPEMFPTRVRCSGIALIWQIGALIGSGILGLVAVKIIQASGGHYGGLAAYMLALGIASLLALRLLPETAPARRGGTDLNDWGHR
- the manD gene encoding D-mannonate dehydratase ManD, whose amino-acid sequence is MKITHAEVIVTCPGRNFVTLKLVTDQGVHGVGDATLNGRELAVASYLKDHVCPVLIGRDPRNIEDTWQYLYKGAYWRRGPVTMSAIAAVDMALWDIKAKMAGMPLYQLLGGASRERVMVYGHATGRDLEEALDKYAEHVDQGYQAIRIQCGVPGMKSVYGVTKHGGAYEPATKGWPEEQSWSSEKYLDFIPRLFEAVRDRFGFDTHLLHDVHHRLTPIEAARLGKSVEPYRLFWMEDPTPAENQEAFRLIRRHTVTPIAVGEVFNSIWDCKQLIEEQLIDYIRATLTHAGGITHLRRIADFAALYQVRTGCHGPSDLSPVCMGAALHFDLWVPNFGVQEYMGYPPEALDVFPHAWEFSKGGMHPGDAPGLGVDIDEKLAARYPYDPAYLPVARLDDGTLWNW